In Poecile atricapillus isolate bPoeAtr1 chromosome 22, bPoeAtr1.hap1, whole genome shotgun sequence, a genomic segment contains:
- the CORT gene encoding cortistatin, whose translation MQLVASLVSVLLLVWSVRATALPGEERLQSTREQSTLRKDVILKMLAGLLDGTNVGREAAFPDVEEEGKLEEQALLGRLSQLSQRDRKAPCKNFFWKTFTSC comes from the exons ATGCAGCTGGTAGCCAGCCTggtgtctgtgctgcttttggTGTGGAGCGTGAGAGCCACGGCACTGCCCGGGGAGGAGAGACTGCAGAGCACCAGG GAACAGAGTACCCTCCGCAAGGATGTCATCCTGAAGATGCTGGCAGGCCTGCTGGATGGCACGAATGTGGGGCGTGAGGCAGCCTTCCCGGAtgtggaggaggagggcaagctggaggagcaggcactgctggggcgGCTTTCCCAGCTCTCACAGCGGGACCGCAAGGCGCCCTGCAAGAACTTCTTCTGGAAAACCTTCACCTCCTGCTAG
- the MASP2 gene encoding mannan-binding lectin serine protease 2 isoform X3, whose amino-acid sequence MRLFILLAVLYSGVRSSIVPQKMYGRITSPNFPKVYPNHKEKIWNITVPKGYSVRIYFTHFNLELSYLCEYDYVKLSSGGKTLAMLCGQDSTDTEEAPGNRTYISLDNHLVVVFRSDYSNEKPFTGFEAFYAAEDIDECKQPLDTKALCSHHCHNYIGGYYCSCRVGYKLHENKRTCTGDN is encoded by the exons ATGAG GCTGTTTATTTTGCTGGCTGTGCTCTATAGTGGAGTAAGGAGCAGCATTGTGCCACAGAAAATGTATGGGAGGATCACATCCCCAAACTTCCCAAAGGTCTACCCAAATCATAAGGAGAAAATATGGAATATTACTGTCCCCAAAGGATATTCTGTCCGCATTTACTTCACCCATTTCAACCTGGAGTTGTCCTACCTGTGTGAATATGATTATGTGAAG CTGAGCTCTGGTGGGAAAACCTTGGCTATGCTGTGTGGACAGGACAGTACAGACACTGAGGAGGCTCCGGGTAACAGGACATACATCTCTCTTGACAACCACCTCGTGGTAGTGTTTCGGTCTGATTACTCCAATGAGAAACCATTCACAGGCTTTGAGGCCTTTTATGCTGCTGAAG ATATTGATGAGTGCAAACAGCCATTGGATACTAAGGCCCTCTGTAGTCATCACTGTCACAACTACATAGGAGGCTACTATTGCAGCTGCAGGGTTGGCTACAAACTGCATGAAAACAAGAGGACGTGTACAG GAGATAATTAA
- the MASP2 gene encoding mannan-binding lectin serine protease 2 isoform X2: MRLFILLAVLYSGVRSSIVPQKMYGRITSPNFPKVYPNHKEKIWNITVPKGYSVRIYFTHFNLELSYLCEYDYVKLSSGGKTLAMLCGQDSTDTEEAPGNRTYISLDNHLVVVFRSDYSNEKPFTGFEAFYAAEDIDECKQPLDTKALCSHHCHNYIGGYYCSCRVGYKLHENKRTCTAGDN, encoded by the exons ATGAG GCTGTTTATTTTGCTGGCTGTGCTCTATAGTGGAGTAAGGAGCAGCATTGTGCCACAGAAAATGTATGGGAGGATCACATCCCCAAACTTCCCAAAGGTCTACCCAAATCATAAGGAGAAAATATGGAATATTACTGTCCCCAAAGGATATTCTGTCCGCATTTACTTCACCCATTTCAACCTGGAGTTGTCCTACCTGTGTGAATATGATTATGTGAAG CTGAGCTCTGGTGGGAAAACCTTGGCTATGCTGTGTGGACAGGACAGTACAGACACTGAGGAGGCTCCGGGTAACAGGACATACATCTCTCTTGACAACCACCTCGTGGTAGTGTTTCGGTCTGATTACTCCAATGAGAAACCATTCACAGGCTTTGAGGCCTTTTATGCTGCTGAAG ATATTGATGAGTGCAAACAGCCATTGGATACTAAGGCCCTCTGTAGTCATCACTGTCACAACTACATAGGAGGCTACTATTGCAGCTGCAGGGTTGGCTACAAACTGCATGAAAACAAGAGGACGTGTACAG CAGGAGATAATTAA
- the MASP2 gene encoding mannan-binding lectin serine protease 2 isoform X1: MRLFILLAVLYSGVRSSIVPQKMYGRITSPNFPKVYPNHKEKIWNITVPKGYSVRIYFTHFNLELSYLCEYDYVKLSSGGKTLAMLCGQDSTDTEEAPGNRTYISLDNHLVVVFRSDYSNEKPFTGFEAFYAAEDIDECKQPLDTKALCSHHCHNYIGGYYCSCRVGYKLHENKRTCTAPAATVSR; the protein is encoded by the exons ATGAG GCTGTTTATTTTGCTGGCTGTGCTCTATAGTGGAGTAAGGAGCAGCATTGTGCCACAGAAAATGTATGGGAGGATCACATCCCCAAACTTCCCAAAGGTCTACCCAAATCATAAGGAGAAAATATGGAATATTACTGTCCCCAAAGGATATTCTGTCCGCATTTACTTCACCCATTTCAACCTGGAGTTGTCCTACCTGTGTGAATATGATTATGTGAAG CTGAGCTCTGGTGGGAAAACCTTGGCTATGCTGTGTGGACAGGACAGTACAGACACTGAGGAGGCTCCGGGTAACAGGACATACATCTCTCTTGACAACCACCTCGTGGTAGTGTTTCGGTCTGATTACTCCAATGAGAAACCATTCACAGGCTTTGAGGCCTTTTATGCTGCTGAAG ATATTGATGAGTGCAAACAGCCATTGGATACTAAGGCCCTCTGTAGTCATCACTGTCACAACTACATAGGAGGCTACTATTGCAGCTGCAGGGTTGGCTACAAACTGCATGAAAACAAGAGGACGTGTACAG ctcctgcagctaCAGTATCCAGGTAG